From the genome of Azospira restricta, one region includes:
- a CDS encoding nitronate monooxygenase produces the protein MKRVDDFRLRFGKRELVPIMIGGMGVDISTTDLALEAARLGGVGHISDAMINTVADRRYQTKFVKDKLKQYKFNVENADKAVVKFDLGTVEEATRLHVRSAMDRKQGDGMIFINCMEKLTMNAPKETLKVRLTAALDAGIDGITLAAGLHLGSLALIEDHPRFRDAKIGIIVSSVRALQLFLKKNARLNRMPDYIVVEGPLAGGHLGFGMDWAEYDLATITAEVIAYLREEKLDIPVIPAGGIFTGSDAVGFLETGAAAVQVATRFTVAKECGLPEKVQQEYFKADEDDIEVNQISPTGYPMRMLKNSPAIGSGIRPNCEAYGYLLDANGKCAYITSYNREVALHPDARRVSVMDKTCLCTHMRNFDCWTCGHYTYRLKDTTRQRADGSYQILSAEHIFHDYQFSTDGKIALPEAEAA, from the coding sequence ATGAAGCGTGTGGACGATTTCCGCTTGCGATTTGGCAAGCGCGAGCTGGTGCCGATCATGATCGGTGGCATGGGTGTCGATATCTCGACGACCGATCTGGCACTGGAGGCTGCGCGGCTGGGCGGCGTCGGCCACATCTCGGACGCGATGATCAACACCGTCGCCGACCGCCGCTACCAGACCAAGTTCGTCAAGGACAAGCTCAAGCAGTACAAATTCAACGTCGAGAACGCCGACAAGGCCGTGGTCAAGTTCGACCTCGGCACGGTCGAGGAAGCGACCCGCCTGCACGTGCGCAGCGCGATGGACCGCAAGCAGGGCGACGGCATGATCTTCATCAACTGCATGGAAAAGTTGACGATGAACGCGCCGAAGGAGACGCTCAAGGTGCGCCTCACCGCCGCGCTCGACGCCGGCATCGACGGCATCACGCTCGCCGCCGGCCTGCACCTCGGTTCGCTGGCGCTGATCGAGGACCACCCGCGCTTCCGCGACGCGAAGATCGGCATCATCGTCTCCTCGGTGCGTGCGCTGCAGCTGTTCCTGAAGAAGAACGCCCGCCTGAACCGCATGCCCGACTACATCGTCGTCGAAGGCCCGCTCGCCGGCGGCCACCTCGGCTTCGGCATGGACTGGGCCGAGTACGACCTGGCGACGATCACCGCCGAAGTCATCGCCTACCTGCGTGAAGAAAAGCTAGACATCCCGGTGATTCCGGCCGGCGGCATCTTCACCGGCAGCGATGCGGTCGGTTTCCTGGAGACCGGCGCCGCCGCCGTGCAGGTGGCGACGCGCTTCACCGTGGCGAAAGAGTGCGGCCTGCCTGAGAAGGTGCAGCAGGAATACTTCAAGGCCGACGAGGACGACATCGAGGTCAACCAGATCTCGCCGACCGGCTATCCGATGCGCATGCTGAAGAACAGCCCGGCCATCGGCAGCGGCATCCGCCCGAACTGCGAGGCCTACGGCTACCTGCTCGACGCCAACGGCAAGTGCGCCTACATCACCTCGTACAACCGCGAGGTGGCGCTGCATCCGGACGCACGCCGCGTGTCGGTGATGGACAAGACCTGCCTGTGCACGCACATGCGCAACTTCGACTGCTGGACCTGCGGCCACTATACCTACCGCCTGAAGGACACTACCCGCCAGCGTGCCGACGGCAGTTACCAGATCCTTTCCGCCGAGCACATCTTCCACGACTACCAGTTCAGCACCGACGGCAAGATCGCGCTGCCGGAGGCCGAAGCGGCCTGA
- a CDS encoding response regulator, with amino-acid sequence MTSAKHVLVADDDPRNRKLIETLLRAEGYAVHSVDSGQDALAAVAAAVPDLILLDLMMPGMDGFEVVRRLAADAATRNIPIVMVTALDDDASRARLAAAGIRDVINKPIDRWVLQACVDKLLGERHDDA; translated from the coding sequence ATGACTTCCGCCAAGCATGTCCTCGTCGCCGACGACGACCCCCGCAACCGCAAGCTGATCGAGACGCTGCTGCGCGCCGAGGGTTACGCCGTGCACAGCGTCGATTCGGGGCAGGACGCGCTCGCCGCGGTCGCCGCCGCCGTCCCCGACCTCATCCTGCTCGACCTGATGATGCCGGGCATGGACGGCTTCGAGGTGGTGCGCCGGCTGGCCGCCGACGCCGCCACCCGCAACATCCCGATCGTCATGGTCACCGCCCTCGACGACGACGCGTCGCGCGCACGCCTGGCGGCGGCCGGCATCCGCGACGTGATCAACAAGCCGATCGACCGCTGGGTGCTGCAGGCCTGCGTCGACAAACTGCTGGGGGAGCGCCATGACGACGCCTGA
- a CDS encoding EAL domain-containing protein — protein MTTPETSTNAGAGQRELERLNQLYAMLSQINRAILRSDDPQGLYGAVCRIAIECGGFALAWVSLLDPASTRAVPVAAAGLAPLHQLKRVNRSADDPTPTLLALRDKRPVVVNDTRDDPRMAAWRELTEQWNVRSGGAFPIYLEGEIIGAFNVAATEPNTLNDREVNLLVEVADDLSFALEAIRRDEKRVAAESKMRYLAYYDTQTGLPSRELFEERLAEACQRPEQKVAVLVADLRHYHSIMQSLGAGAGQDLVRAAAARLETAQPTLPVARVAEAMFAVMLCEPDGLDVVEELAWSIHKALAEPVRTNGREVLLDPFVGIAVHPQDSTPAELLKHAMQAATDTAHDVSGHCRFFIPEMDDGSRRRLDLDTALRRALEREEFTLHYQPQVGLASGRVVGAEALLRWQRPGHGQIAPNHFIALLEDSGLIGPVGEWVLHEACRAARRWLDAGLPPLRIAVNVSARQFRDHDIRGLVRRALDATGLEPQRLELELTESAVLRDADKVIRTMHELNDDGLSHALDDFGTGYSSLSYLQRLPVARIKIDRSFVSHITSNPGDAAIARAVVGMAHSLGLSVIAEGVETEGQLGFLNGIGCEEIQGYYFSRPLPENEFVALLREGRCIPAAQAEKPERVLLLVDDEPNVISALKRLLRGKGYRIEATTSTREGFDLMATQRPGVVICDQRMPEMTGTEFLRRVKELHPETLRIVLSGYTELNSVIDAVNQGAVYKFLTKPWEDKALCDSIQEAFRIYELARENRELTRLLHAQRPAGLDA, from the coding sequence ATGACGACGCCTGAAACGAGCACTAATGCGGGGGCCGGGCAACGCGAGCTGGAGCGGCTGAACCAGCTCTATGCGATGCTCAGCCAGATCAACCGCGCCATCCTGCGCAGCGACGATCCGCAGGGGCTCTACGGCGCCGTCTGCCGCATCGCCATCGAATGCGGCGGCTTCGCCCTCGCCTGGGTCAGCCTGCTCGACCCGGCGAGCACGCGCGCGGTGCCGGTAGCCGCCGCCGGCCTCGCCCCGCTGCACCAGCTCAAGCGCGTCAACCGCAGCGCCGACGATCCGACGCCGACGCTGCTCGCGCTGCGCGACAAGCGCCCGGTGGTGGTCAACGACACCCGCGACGACCCGCGCATGGCCGCCTGGCGCGAGCTGACCGAGCAATGGAACGTGCGCAGCGGCGGCGCCTTCCCGATCTACCTCGAAGGCGAGATCATCGGCGCCTTCAACGTCGCGGCGACCGAGCCGAACACGCTCAACGACCGGGAAGTAAACCTCCTGGTCGAGGTCGCCGACGACCTCTCGTTCGCGCTCGAAGCGATCCGCCGCGACGAGAAGCGCGTCGCCGCCGAAAGCAAGATGCGCTACCTCGCCTACTACGACACGCAGACCGGCCTGCCCAGCCGCGAGCTGTTCGAGGAACGGCTCGCCGAAGCCTGCCAAAGGCCGGAGCAGAAGGTCGCCGTCCTCGTCGCCGACCTGCGGCACTACCACAGCATCATGCAATCGCTCGGCGCCGGCGCCGGCCAGGACCTGGTCCGCGCGGCCGCCGCGCGACTCGAGACGGCACAGCCGACACTGCCGGTCGCGCGCGTCGCGGAGGCGATGTTCGCGGTGATGCTGTGCGAACCGGACGGGCTTGACGTCGTCGAGGAACTGGCCTGGAGCATCCACAAGGCCCTCGCCGAACCGGTCCGCACCAACGGGCGGGAGGTGCTCCTCGACCCCTTCGTCGGCATCGCCGTCCACCCCCAGGACAGCACCCCGGCCGAGCTGCTGAAGCACGCGATGCAGGCAGCAACCGATACCGCCCACGACGTCTCCGGCCACTGCCGCTTCTTCATCCCCGAGATGGACGACGGCTCGCGCCGGCGCCTCGACCTCGACACCGCGTTGCGCCGCGCGCTCGAACGCGAGGAGTTCACGCTGCATTACCAGCCGCAGGTCGGACTCGCCAGCGGCCGGGTCGTCGGCGCCGAGGCACTGCTGCGCTGGCAGCGCCCGGGGCACGGCCAGATCGCGCCGAACCACTTCATCGCGCTGCTCGAGGACAGCGGGCTGATCGGCCCGGTCGGCGAATGGGTGCTGCACGAGGCCTGCCGCGCCGCGCGGCGCTGGCTGGATGCGGGCCTGCCGCCGCTGCGCATCGCGGTCAACGTCTCGGCGAGGCAGTTCCGCGACCACGACATCCGCGGCCTGGTGCGGCGCGCGCTCGACGCCACCGGACTCGAGCCGCAGCGGCTGGAGCTGGAGCTGACCGAAAGCGCCGTCCTGCGCGATGCCGACAAGGTCATCCGCACGATGCACGAACTGAACGACGACGGCCTCTCGCACGCCCTCGACGATTTCGGCACCGGCTACTCGTCGCTCAGCTACCTGCAGCGGCTGCCGGTCGCCCGCATCAAGATCGACCGCAGCTTCGTCTCCCACATCACCTCCAACCCGGGCGACGCGGCGATCGCGCGCGCCGTGGTCGGCATGGCGCACAGCCTCGGGCTGTCGGTGATCGCCGAAGGCGTCGAGACGGAAGGCCAGCTCGGCTTCCTGAACGGCATCGGCTGCGAAGAAATCCAGGGCTACTACTTCAGCCGCCCGCTGCCCGAGAACGAATTCGTCGCGCTGCTGCGCGAGGGACGGTGCATTCCCGCGGCGCAGGCCGAAAAGCCGGAGCGGGTGCTGCTGCTGGTCGACGACGAGCCGAACGTGATCTCGGCGCTGAAGCGGCTGCTGCGCGGCAAGGGCTACCGCATCGAGGCAACCACCAGCACGCGCGAAGGCTTCGACCTGATGGCGACGCAGCGGCCGGGGGTGGTCATCTGCGACCAGCGCATGCCGGAAATGACCGGCACCGAATTCCTGCGCCGGGTCAAGGAACTCCACCCGGAAACCTTGCGCATCGTGCTGTCCGGCTACACCGAACTCAATTCGGTGATCGACGCCGTCAACCAGGGTGCCGTCTACAAGTTCCTGACCAAGCCCTGGGAGGACAAGGCGCTGTGCGACAGCATCCAGGAAGCGTTCCGCATCTACGAACTGGCGCGTGAGAACCGGGAGCTCACGCGCCTGTTGCACGCACAGCGGCCGGCGGGGCTCGACGCCTGA